GAATCACGGTCGGGAGCGACGGTGCGGTGTACGTCACCGAGATCAACGGGAAGCGGGCGCAGAAGTTTGGCGTGATGCGCGGCAACTGAACAGACCCTAAGGCCGCGTTTTCTGGAGATACAGTTGTTGGGGATGAAACGGGATGATCGTCAATCTGCGGCGATTGATATTCACGAAGGCATCCAGCGCCAGGTTTGGCGAAGCGAGGACATCTGATTCTCCGCTCGCCTCGCTTAGGTGGATGGCAGCCACCAAGCCTTGCCTCAAGCGGGTTGCTGCTGCGTCAGGCAATGCAGTGTGCCGAAGCCGAGCACCAGATCCACCGCGTGAATGCCCACCACGGGCCGATCCATGAACAGTTCCGAGAGAGTGCCCAGAGCAATGCGGTCGTTCGGGTCGTTGAATGTCGGCACCAGCACGGCCGCGTTGGCGATGTAGAAATTGGCGTAGCTGGCTGGCAAACGGCAGCCACCGAAGTACAGCGGCGCCGGCATAGGCAGCGGAACAACTTCCGGTTTTGATCCGTCCTCCAAGCGCAAATCCTGAATGCGTTCCCAGTTCTCGGACAGCGGACGATAATTGGCGTCCTTCCGGTTCGTTTCTTTGATCAGCACGACGGTCTCCGGATTCACGAAGCGGCAGATGTCGTCGATGTGTCCGTGCGTGTCGTCGCCGACGGGGCCGGCGACGAGCCAGAACACGTTCGTCACGCCTAAATACTTTTTCAGCGTCTCGTCGATTTCCTTTTGACCCAGGCCCGGATTGCGGACCTGAATTTTCGGATCGAGATAACATTCCTCCGTGGTGAGCAAAGTGCCGCGGCCGTTCACCTCGATGCCGCCGCCTTCCAGAACAAAATCTCTGCCGTGGCACTCGGCACGGAAGAGCTGTTTGCGCAGCAGCTTCGCGGCGGTCTCCGGCACACGGCGATCCTTCTGCCAATCGCGGTATTTGGCCCAGGCGTTGAAATGGAAATGGACGATGGCGGTTTCGGATTTGCGATCGGCGATTGGTGGTCGGCGATTGGCGATTGGCGATTGGCGATTTCTGCGCTTCACGAAGATCGGCCCGCTATCTCGCGTCCATCCACGATTCGTCGGATGAACGACGAACTGAATACGCCGCACGTCCGCGCGGGCCCGCCTCAGGTATTCTTGCGCTCGTTTCGCGTCGGTCTTGGAATTGACGAGCATCCGCACGATTTCGCCGGGAGCAATTTTGCGCGCGATTTCGCCATAGACCCAGCGGATGGTGTCGAGTTTGCCGGGCCAATCGGTTGGGTTGTGCGGCCAGCCCAACCACGTCGCCTCGTGTTTCTCC
The DNA window shown above is from Verrucomicrobiota bacterium and carries:
- a CDS encoding agmatine deiminase family protein; this translates as MPKKKTDTTSPPAEFGFSMPAEWEKHEATWLGWPHNPTDWPGKLDTIRWVYGEIARKIAPGEIVRMLVNSKTDAKRAQEYLRRARADVRRIQFVVHPTNRGWTRDSGPIFVKRRNRQSPIANRRPPIADRKSETAIVHFHFNAWAKYRDWQKDRRVPETAAKLLRKQLFRAECHGRDFVLEGGGIEVNGRGTLLTTEECYLDPKIQVRNPGLGQKEIDETLKKYLGVTNVFWLVAGPVGDDTHGHIDDICRFVNPETVVLIKETNRKDANYRPLSENWERIQDLRLEDGSKPEVVPLPMPAPLYFGGCRLPASYANFYIANAAVLVPTFNDPNDRIALGTLSELFMDRPVVGIHAVDLVLGFGTLHCLTQQQPA